One part of the Vanessa tameamea isolate UH-Manoa-2023 chromosome 8, ilVanTame1 primary haplotype, whole genome shotgun sequence genome encodes these proteins:
- the LOC113399918 gene encoding NECAP-like protein CG9132: MEAYESVILVKNEVFVFKIPPKTTNRGYRAADWNLQEPQWTGRMRLVAKGDELIMKLEDKASGELFAKCPIDKYPGVALESVTDSSRYFVVRIQDDNGRSAYIGLGFGDRSDSFDLNVALQDHFKWLRKEQEGEQGQPQQLDLSFKEGETIKINMKITKKDGSEGSRPRRAGATSVGGLLPPPPGGSKLPPPPSPQHVPNPFGAPAVPNTEWGDFNSASSASQPAKPTTPANQQNWVQF; the protein is encoded by the exons ATGGAAGCGTATGAAAGCGTTATACTTGTTAAAAATGAAGTGTTCGTTTTTAAAATACCTCCAAAAACAACAAATAGAGGATATAG ggCAGCTGACTGGAATTTACAAGAACCGCAATGGACGGGGCGTATGCGTCTTGTTGCAAAAGGCGATGAGTTGATAATGAAGTTGGAGGATAAAGCTAGTGGTGAATTGTTTGCGAAATGCCCCATCGACAAATACCCAGGAGTGGCACTTGAATCTGTTACTGATAGTTCACGCTATTTTGTTGTTCGAATACAGGATGACAATG GTAGAAGTGCCTATATTGGCCTGGGTTTTGGGGATAGATCAGACTCATTTGATCTTAATGTAGCTCTTCAAGATCACTTCAAATGGCTGCGAAAAGAACAAGAAGGTGAACAAGGGCAGCCACAACAGCTTGATCTAAGTTTCAAAGAAGgggaaactattaaaataaacatgaagATAACT AAAAAGGATGGTAGTGAAGGGAGTAGACCTCGTCGGGCTGGTGCTACTAGTGTAGGAGGTCTGCTTCCACCACCCCCAGGAGGATCAAAGCTGCCCCCTCCACCTTCTCCTCAACATGTGCCAAATCCTTTTGGAGCCCCAGCTGTACCCAATACAGAATGGGGAGACTTCAATTCAGCAAG CTCTGCTAGCCAGCCAGCGAAGCCTACAACTCCTGCGAATCAACAGAATTGGGTGcagttttaa